Proteins encoded together in one Argiope bruennichi chromosome 1, qqArgBrue1.1, whole genome shotgun sequence window:
- the LOC129972172 gene encoding protein unc-93 homolog A-like, with translation MFSKKNIDTDLSKCRIIKNLIVVSLSILFLLSGDNCLITLQTTMNKEQGVGTASLAFNFITFGIASLLFTSFLVKKLGSKNAQLLGMGMMLPYIAYNFYPTWITMIPAAILRGIGSCLLWAALCTYFNESSVLFCKIGENGKKSKCASQVEPVNENSEMKSSFKLDGKKVEKLSASDLLNKASNSPVASRNCTRHLVDTTPVRLSACKSKKDSLPEIRTLSKVKDIEKTEDTNDRKLKNFKDTGIPKILNNALDEIKEEISFDSPLENAKANVETSYQSYLDSTKSLFFGIQGLAFYSSYVCSSLIVYYVLKTDDKIKSSNYSCGADFCSATKDGFSNGLEKVPNETRYLLTGVCMTCGFIAPFIIWLFLDRIDTVKNNVKLSWGHVFATIKYIKKKDQILLIPFTIATSLCRGFHITDFTKSYIACTWSISHIGLFTLIYGISSALSAIFSGAIIKCVGRRSVLIPIHIIVIANFVFLFFWSPSAQQPYIFYVQVTINGLITSALVTQSKAFYGIVFEGDEETAFSSCNLYASIGWAVPFIYNDLFCTSVKIIIVLAFSCAGFLGYLLAEKSYNSRKKEISESI, from the exons atgtttAGCAAAAAAAATATAGACACAGATCTTAGTAAatgcagaattattaaaaatttgattgtcgtatcgttatcaattttatttctgctcTCAGGCGATAATTGTCTTATAACGCTACAAACCACAATGAATAAAGAACAAGGAGTAGGAACAGCTTCTTTGGCTTTCAACTTCATCACATTTGGGATTGCATCATTATTGTTTACCAGTTTCCTTGTGAAGAAATTGGGGAGTAAGAATGCACAACTCTTAGGAATGGGAATGATGCTACCCTACATTGCATACAATTTTTATCCAACTTGGATTACCATGATACCTGCAGCGATACTGAGGGGCATCGGTAGTTGTTTGCTTTGGGCAGCTCTGTGCACTTATTTCAATGAATCATCTGTTCTGTTTTGCAAAATTGgagaaaatgggaaaaaatccAAATGTGCATCTCAAGTAGAGCCTGTAAATGAAAATTCTGAGATGAAGTCGAGTTTTAAATTAGATGGAAAAAAAGTGGAGAAATTGTCAGCATCTGATCTACTCAATAAAGCAAGTAACAGTCCTGTAGCAAGCCGAAATTGCACCAGACACCTTGTAGATACCACACCTGTTAGGCTTAGTGCTTGCAAATCTAAGAAAGATAGTTTACCAGAAATTAGAACACTTTCGAAAGTGAAGGATATAGAAAAAACAGAAGACACCAACGATCGCAAGCTAAAAAACTTTAAAGACACAGGAATtcccaaaatattaaataatgctttagatgagataaaagaagaaatatcatttGATTCCCCTCTCGAAAACGCAAAAGCAAATGTTGAAACATCCTATCAGTCTTATCTTGATTCAACTAAGTCTCTCTTTTTCGGCATCCAAGGTTTGGCATTCTATTCTTCATATGTTTGCAGtagtttaattgtttattatgttCTCAAGACAGATGacaaaattaaaagttcaaactaTTCGTGTGGAGCAGATTTTTGTAGTGCTACTAAAGATGGCTTCAGTAATGGCTTAGAAAAAGTACCAAATGAAACAAGATATTTATTAACTGGCGTATGTATGACATGTGGATTTATAGCTCCATTTATAATTTGGTTATTTTTGGATCGGATAGATACTGTGAAAAACAATGTAAAACTCTCATGGGGCCATGTCTTTGCTaccattaaatacattaaaaagaaagacCAGATTCTTCTAATACCTTTTACGATTGCCACTAGTCTTTGCAGAGGATTTCACATAACTGATTTtacaaag TCTTATATTGCGTGTACCTGGAGTATATCCCACATCGGTCTGTTCACTCTCATCTACGGAATCTCATCTGCTCTGTCAGCCATCTTTTCTGGTGCCATAATCAAGTGCGTTGGAAGGAGATCAGTTCTGATACCAATCCATATAATCGTCATCGCCAACTTCGTCTTTCTCTTTTTCTGGAGCCCAAGCGCACAGCAGCCATACATCTTTTATGTACAAGTTACTATCAACGGCTTGATCACTTCAGCATTAGTCACACAATCGAAAG ctttttatGGTATTGTCTTCGAAGGTGATGAAGAAACAGCATTTTCGAGTTGCAACTTATATGCCTCAATTGGATGGGCCGTACCTTTCATCTATAATGACCTCTTTTGCACTTCTGTGAAAATAATCATAGTGCTTGCATTTTCTTGTGCCGGGTTTCTGGGATATTTACTTGCTGAAAAGAGTTACAATTCGAGAAAGAAGGAAATAAGTGAATCTATATGA